One part of the Mytilus trossulus isolate FHL-02 chromosome 11, PNRI_Mtr1.1.1.hap1, whole genome shotgun sequence genome encodes these proteins:
- the LOC134690436 gene encoding cholecystokinin receptor type A-like, with product MQSSSHLAFMSSTAWISTSDDNITSTLTRLDNASKVSTTAKSITVLSREVHDLYLRMINDTIYEKTLLPSLIYLSILLIIGLPGNLLVSYIYHTKERNIAGNTKSREKKSSDIFIITLAWLDILNCILSVPMEIYLLRYFVLFDHPWICKLSRYVAMVLNAASSFVLLGIAVDRFIGIKYSQSKYRFTANTAIKFVIVSIFLATLISTPGIALYGTQTLPLTPGIHGKTCLIEDHFVHTKYPLILSMFLTSLHLLFDMFFIILYSILGKKVVGNRNLSSMRLPTGKRKTQFKSKNVIDISHITFSNSNFTSFDALDKNKNVQLHGFKHIEQYGTTSDDPCTKQSNITTKKSNMPKDSAVHGKVYKAGKTTFMLFVVTIVFMLTFAPYCAIAILRNVSPDDFYSKLSNTEKAFYQLFLRSYLLSSAANPVIYSFLSDRFRQQCLFLLKRMFYRQ from the coding sequence ATGCAGTCGTCTTCGCACTTGGCATTTATGTCGTCAACTGCATGGATTTCCACATCAGACGATAACATTACTTCAACACTTACCAGACTAGATAATGCATCAAAGGTTTCAACTACAGCCAAATCTATCACGGTTCTTTCGCGTGAAGTACACGACCTCTATCTAAGGATGATTAATGACACAATATACGAAAAAACACTGTTACCATCTTTGATTTATTTAAGCATTTTACTGATTATTGGACTTCCTGGAAACCTCTTAGTAAGTTATATCTATCATACGAAGGAGAGGAACATTGCCGGTAATACAAAATCACGCGAGAAGAAATCCTccgatatttttataattactcTAGCTTGGTTAGATATCCTTAACTGTATATTATCGGTCCCTATGGAGATCTATCTGTTGAGATATTTTGTACTATTCGACCATCCTTGGATATGTAAATTATCCCGTTATGTTGCTATGGTGTTAAATGCCGCATCATCATTTGTTCTTCTTGGGATAGCCGTTGATAGATTTATTGGAATAAAATACAGTCAAAGTAAATACAGATTTACTGCAAATACAGCTATAAAGTTTGTTATCGTCTCAATATTTCTTGCCACTCTCATCTCGACTCCAGGAATTGCTTTATATGGTACGCAAACCCTGCCATTAACACCAGGGATACATGGAAAAACCTGCCTGATTGAAGACCATTTCGTGCACACCAAATATCCATTAATCTTATCAATGTTCTTGACATCATTACATTTACTATTCGACATGTTTTTCATTATCTTATATAGCATACTTGGAAAGAAAGTGGTTGGAAATCGTAATCTTTCGAGTATGCGATTGCCTACAGGTAAACGAAAAACTCAGTTTAAATCCAAAAACGTTATCGACATTTCACATATTACATTTAGTAATAGCAATTTTACCTCGTTTGATGCtttggataaaaataaaaatgttcaattacaCGGATTCAAGCACATTGAACAGTATGGTACTACCTCAGATGACCCTTGTACGAAACAATCAAACATTACAACAAAGAAGTCTAACATGCCCAAAGATTCCGCGGTTCATGGGAAAGTTTATAAAGCAGGAAAAACGACTTTCATGCTATTTGTAGTTACAATTGTTTTCATGTTGACCTTTGCACCCTATTGTGCTATTGCTATTCTCCGAAACGTTAGTCCAGATGATTTCTATTCTAAATTGTCAAACACGGAGAAGGCATTTTATCAACTTTTCCTCAGATCTTATTTACTTAGCAGTGCAGCAAATCCTGTCATCTATAGTTTTCTAAGTGACAGGTTTCGTCAacaatgtttatttcttttaaaaagaatgttttaTCGTCAATAA